Proteins found in one Halobaculum sp. MBLA0147 genomic segment:
- a CDS encoding response regulator → MSGTPAADRPVVLAVDDRERVVQSFEIWLRDDYEVVTAEDGESALARMDDRVDVVLLDRHMPGLSGDEVLREIRDAGYDCRVAMVTGVNPDFEVAEMPFDEYVQKPLDREALRETVARLLTLSQFDDGMEELYSLSQRRATLEAEKTEAELRNNDAYRRLCERQASLRESLDTAVAAADADALAGLLEDGGAGGGDGGTDGVWEDADLPGDGASADESLSVEDAGSGDGESRQ, encoded by the coding sequence GTGAGCGGCACACCGGCGGCGGACCGGCCGGTCGTGTTGGCGGTCGACGACCGCGAACGGGTCGTCCAGTCGTTCGAAATCTGGCTGCGCGACGACTACGAGGTGGTGACTGCCGAAGACGGTGAGAGCGCACTCGCACGGATGGACGACCGCGTCGACGTAGTGTTGCTGGACAGACACATGCCCGGACTGTCGGGCGACGAGGTGTTGCGCGAGATCCGCGACGCGGGGTACGACTGTCGCGTGGCGATGGTGACCGGGGTGAACCCGGACTTCGAGGTGGCGGAGATGCCGTTCGACGAGTACGTCCAGAAGCCGTTGGACCGCGAGGCGCTGCGCGAGACCGTCGCGCGACTGCTCACGCTCTCGCAGTTCGACGACGGGATGGAGGAGTTGTACAGTCTGAGCCAGCGCCGCGCGACGCTGGAGGCGGAGAAGACGGAGGCCGAGTTGCGCAACAACGACGCCTACCGGCGACTGTGCGAGCGACAGGCCTCGCTGCGCGAGTCGCTGGACACCGCAGTGGCGGCCGCCGACGCAGACGCACTCGCCGGGCTGTTGGAGGACGGTGGTGCCGGCGGCGGAGACGGGGGAACTGACGGCGTGTGGGAGGACGCCGACCTCCCCGGCGACGGCGCCAGCGCGGACGAGTCGCTGTCCGTCGAGGACGCGGGGAGTGGCGACGGGGAGTCCCGGCAGTGA
- a CDS encoding PAS domain-containing sensor histidine kinase gives MAQSGPSDDARVPATSLDAAVHDREFFRSLVENGSDAIVSIDTDSTIRYANGSVERILGYDPTALIGEPLTTIMPERFRDSHFESMGAYLETGERTIDWNGIELPAEHADGHEIPLSITFEEHRHEGERLFSGIMRDVSDRVERERELERQNERLERFAGIVSHDLRNPLQEARSAAVVARDGNTEALADVEASLDRMGELIDDVLTLAKQGRAVGETEPVTLAQVARDAWGTAGTETASLSTPTESVTVAADRERLRTLFENLFANAVEHGGADVSVVVESADEGDGFVVRDDGDGFERDPDEELFDYGYTTDEGGTGFGLSIVRDVAAAHGWDVAATTAPDGGAQFEIDTE, from the coding sequence ATGGCACAGTCCGGTCCGTCGGACGACGCTCGCGTCCCGGCGACCAGTCTCGACGCGGCCGTCCACGACCGCGAGTTCTTCAGGTCGCTCGTCGAGAACGGCTCCGACGCCATCGTCTCCATCGACACGGACAGCACGATCCGGTACGCGAACGGCTCCGTCGAACGCATCCTGGGCTACGATCCGACGGCGCTGATCGGGGAGCCGCTGACGACGATCATGCCCGAGCGGTTCCGCGACTCCCACTTCGAGTCGATGGGTGCGTACTTAGAGACCGGCGAGCGGACGATCGACTGGAACGGGATCGAACTCCCGGCCGAACACGCCGACGGCCACGAGATCCCGCTGTCGATCACCTTCGAGGAACACCGCCACGAGGGAGAGCGCCTCTTCTCGGGCATCATGCGGGACGTGAGCGACCGAGTGGAACGCGAGCGGGAACTGGAACGACAGAACGAGCGTCTCGAACGGTTCGCGGGGATCGTCAGCCACGACCTCCGGAATCCGCTCCAGGAGGCGCGGTCGGCGGCGGTCGTCGCCCGCGACGGGAACACCGAAGCGCTGGCGGACGTGGAGGCGAGTCTCGACCGGATGGGCGAGCTGATCGACGACGTGCTCACCTTGGCGAAGCAGGGCCGCGCGGTCGGCGAGACGGAGCCCGTGACGCTGGCGCAGGTGGCACGAGACGCGTGGGGGACGGCCGGCACCGAGACGGCGTCGTTGTCGACGCCCACGGAGTCGGTGACGGTGGCGGCGGACCGGGAACGGCTGCGGACGCTGTTCGAGAACCTCTTCGCGAACGCCGTCGAGCACGGCGGCGCGGACGTGTCCGTCGTCGTCGAGTCGGCAGACGAGGGCGACGGGTTCGTCGTCCGCGACGACGGGGACGGGTTCGAGCGTGATCCGGACGAGGAGCTGTTCGACTACGGCTACACGACGGACGAGGGCGGGACCGGCTTCGGGTTGAGCATCGTCCGCGACGTGGCGGCGGCACACGGGTGGGACGTGGCGGCGACGACGGCCCCCGACGGGGGCGCGCAGTTCGAGATCGACACGGAGTGA
- a CDS encoding D-aminoacyl-tRNA deacylase, whose protein sequence is MTDADSDVGTETTAGPSAGDPTGPVAVVRSRADRASEHVCEHLLELGEWDPHHDETRSDAEGGGTYHRSTDTTVPIVVRSVDALHLEVDDPASHFDETPRVVVFASRHSGDTGPLLTCHVTGNFGPAEYGGADRSFAPAAPGVQRDLVAAFDAFAPSDYEVGVECTHHGPTDVSVPSIFAELGSDEPEWDDPEGARAVARAIHSLGTDAVTGAPTAAAVPADTEPTRSEGEPGERGDARHLFGVGGGHYAPRFERVLRETAWGVGHVAARWQLDELGDTETHVATLERAMAASDASAVLVAEGGEAAGEALADRGYRVVSETWVREVDDRPLGLVDAVESAVCSVDEGLRFGEATEAVVEADDVAVDWAERVRVCELPTELLAAARRVDADATRAVVFDHVVAVATVENGNRADSPAALPADGVQSAADTDEAVSEAPRDDRPAAYDALVDELVALLREAYERVERTDGTVRAERVAFDPALAREAGVPEGPAFGRLSNDESVEVDGRTVTPDEVRSRETETFET, encoded by the coding sequence GTGACCGACGCCGACTCGGACGTGGGCACGGAGACGACAGCGGGCCCGAGCGCGGGCGACCCGACGGGTCCCGTCGCCGTCGTCCGCTCGCGAGCGGACCGGGCTTCCGAGCACGTCTGTGAGCACCTGCTGGAACTCGGGGAGTGGGACCCACACCACGACGAGACGCGTTCGGACGCCGAAGGTGGCGGCACGTACCACCGCAGCACCGACACGACCGTGCCCATCGTCGTCAGGTCCGTCGACGCTCTCCACCTCGAGGTCGACGACCCGGCGAGCCACTTCGACGAGACCCCTCGCGTCGTCGTGTTCGCGTCGCGCCACTCCGGCGACACCGGACCACTGCTCACCTGTCACGTCACTGGGAACTTCGGTCCGGCGGAGTACGGTGGTGCGGACCGCTCGTTCGCCCCGGCGGCACCCGGCGTTCAGCGGGATCTCGTCGCCGCCTTCGACGCGTTCGCGCCGTCGGACTACGAGGTGGGCGTGGAGTGTACCCACCACGGCCCCACGGACGTGTCCGTGCCGTCGATCTTCGCAGAGTTGGGGAGCGACGAGCCAGAGTGGGACGACCCCGAGGGTGCGCGGGCGGTCGCGCGAGCGATCCACTCGCTCGGGACCGACGCCGTGACCGGTGCGCCGACGGCCGCGGCCGTGCCGGCCGACACGGAGCCGACCCGCTCCGAGGGAGAGCCTGGCGAACGCGGCGACGCACGCCACCTGTTCGGTGTCGGGGGCGGCCACTACGCGCCGCGGTTCGAGCGTGTGCTCCGGGAGACCGCGTGGGGTGTCGGCCACGTCGCCGCTCGCTGGCAACTCGACGAGTTGGGTGACACCGAGACACACGTCGCGACACTGGAGCGCGCGATGGCGGCCAGCGATGCGAGCGCCGTCCTGGTCGCGGAGGGTGGCGAGGCGGCGGGCGAGGCCCTCGCCGACCGCGGGTACCGGGTCGTGAGCGAGACGTGGGTCCGGGAGGTCGACGATCGCCCGCTCGGGCTGGTCGACGCGGTAGAGAGCGCCGTCTGTTCGGTCGACGAGGGACTGCGGTTCGGCGAGGCGACCGAGGCGGTCGTCGAGGCGGACGACGTGGCCGTCGACTGGGCAGAGCGTGTCCGTGTCTGCGAGTTGCCGACGGAGCTGCTCGCCGCCGCACGACGGGTCGACGCCGACGCCACTCGGGCGGTGGTGTTCGACCACGTCGTCGCCGTCGCGACTGTCGAGAACGGGAACCGTGCCGACTCGCCCGCGGCGCTTCCGGCCGACGGTGTCCAGTCCGCGGCCGACACCGACGAGGCGGTGTCGGAGGCTCCTCGTGACGACCGACCGGCCGCCTACGACGCGCTCGTCGACGAGTTGGTCGCGCTGCTGCGAGAGGCGTACGAACGCGTCGAGCGGACGGACGGCACGGTCCGAGCGGAACGTGTCGCCTTCGACCCAGCGCTGGCGCGGGAGGCGGGCGTTCCGGAGGGACCGGCATTCGGACGACTGTCGAACGACGAGTCGGTCGAGGTCGACGGTCGAACCGTCACTCCCGACGAAGTGCGGTCCCGCGAGACGGAGACGTTCGAGACCTGA
- a CDS encoding PAS domain S-box protein, whose protein sequence is MAGQSGPRIPPVLDGLGVGITVHDPETGAIVAVNERLTELYGYDAAELRSMTVGDYTAPESPYSQAEAAERIERAANGERQSFDWHVERADGALLWVSVTLVRTELDGESVVVAGVRDISERKRRERRLDAVFNGTFQFTGLLDLDGTILEANDTALEFGGLEREQVVGKSMWEAGWFAYDEEVQAAAREAVERAREGEFVREELEIMGAEGIVTIDFSIRPLEDERGNVTRLVPEGRDISQLVAREEELARSNDLLAQTERMSDTGGWELDVEAGEVLATTGAAEIYQTDDRTLSLTETLSYFAPEDRETLRRAIQRCVGSGEPFTVERTITSETGRERWVRVHGERVADAESPTVRGVIQDVTDRKEREQQLMVSSRVLRHNLRNDLTAMLGYVDELDGAVTALTTRPSASEEAGGRRDGETESQSDAVASDDSAEGGTPAPRASRAAPSDTVADWSEESPTTDPAERATRAVESLRDATEDLRSIAERFNEFERAVGRSEPSEPVDVAAVVEAVAADHRESYPSATVTTDLAEATVLGRPEDLRVALDELVDNALEHADTAEPTVGVSVSTVAGGRVIVRVADDGPGIPEMECEVLRRGEETPLLHGSGLGLWLVNWYATRLSGRVTIDDNSPRGTVVRLNLPAGGGDAET, encoded by the coding sequence ATGGCTGGGCAGAGCGGGCCGCGGATCCCACCCGTCCTCGACGGGTTGGGGGTCGGAATCACGGTACACGATCCGGAGACGGGGGCGATCGTGGCGGTCAACGAGCGACTGACGGAACTGTACGGTTACGACGCCGCCGAGTTGCGGTCGATGACGGTCGGGGACTACACCGCGCCGGAGTCGCCGTACTCGCAGGCGGAGGCGGCCGAACGGATCGAACGCGCCGCGAACGGGGAACGGCAGTCGTTCGACTGGCACGTCGAACGCGCGGACGGAGCGTTACTGTGGGTGTCGGTGACACTCGTCCGGACGGAGCTCGACGGCGAGTCGGTGGTCGTCGCCGGTGTCCGCGACATCTCGGAGCGGAAGCGGCGCGAGCGGCGTCTCGACGCCGTGTTCAACGGCACCTTCCAGTTCACCGGGCTACTGGACTTGGACGGGACGATTCTCGAAGCCAACGACACGGCTCTCGAGTTCGGTGGGCTGGAGCGGGAGCAGGTCGTCGGGAAGTCGATGTGGGAGGCTGGGTGGTTCGCCTACGACGAGGAGGTACAGGCGGCGGCGCGCGAGGCGGTCGAACGAGCCCGCGAGGGTGAGTTCGTCCGCGAGGAACTGGAGATCATGGGTGCAGAGGGGATCGTCACGATCGACTTCTCGATCCGTCCGCTGGAGGACGAACGGGGCAACGTCACTCGCCTGGTTCCGGAGGGACGCGACATCTCGCAACTCGTCGCTCGCGAGGAGGAACTCGCACGGAGCAACGACCTGCTCGCCCAGACCGAGCGGATGAGCGACACCGGCGGCTGGGAACTCGACGTGGAGGCCGGCGAGGTGTTGGCGACGACCGGCGCCGCAGAGATCTACCAGACGGACGACAGGACGCTGTCGTTGACGGAGACGCTGTCGTACTTCGCGCCGGAGGACCGCGAGACGCTGCGGAGGGCGATCCAGCGGTGTGTCGGCTCCGGGGAGCCGTTCACAGTCGAGCGGACGATCACCTCGGAGACCGGCCGCGAGCGGTGGGTCCGTGTCCACGGCGAGCGCGTCGCGGACGCCGAGTCGCCGACGGTCCGTGGCGTGATCCAGGACGTGACGGACCGGAAAGAGCGCGAACAGCAGCTGATGGTGTCGAGTCGCGTGTTGCGACACAACCTCCGGAACGACCTGACGGCGATGCTCGGCTACGTCGACGAGTTGGACGGGGCCGTGACGGCGCTGACGACGCGACCGTCCGCCTCCGAGGAGGCGGGTGGTCGTCGCGACGGAGAGACGGAGAGCCAGTCCGACGCGGTGGCGAGCGACGATTCCGCCGAAGGTGGAACGCCAGCGCCGCGCGCCTCCAGAGCGGCTCCCTCGGACACCGTCGCCGACTGGAGTGAGGAGTCGCCGACGACGGACCCAGCGGAGCGGGCGACACGCGCCGTCGAGAGTCTCCGGGACGCGACGGAGGATCTCCGGTCCATCGCGGAGCGGTTCAACGAGTTCGAGCGGGCCGTGGGGCGATCGGAGCCGAGCGAGCCCGTCGACGTGGCCGCGGTCGTGGAAGCGGTCGCCGCGGACCACCGCGAGTCGTACCCGAGCGCGACGGTGACGACGGACCTCGCCGAGGCGACAGTGCTCGGACGCCCGGAGGATCTCCGGGTCGCACTGGACGAACTCGTCGACAACGCGCTCGAACACGCCGACACTGCCGAACCGACCGTCGGCGTCAGCGTCTCGACGGTCGCCGGGGGACGCGTCATCGTCCGCGTCGCCGACGACGGACCGGGCATCCCGGAGATGGAATGCGAGGTGCTCAGACGCGGCGAGGAGACGCCGTTGCTCCACGGGAGCGGACTCGGACTGTGGCTGGTCAACTGGTACGCGACGCGGCTGTCGGGACGGGTGACTATCGACGACAACAGCCCGCGCGGGACCGTGGTTCGACTGAACCTCCCGGCGGGCGGCGGCGACGCCGAAACGTGA
- a CDS encoding calcium/sodium antiporter, giving the protein MTHGTVSLLQSSGLWGEFSESVIAAATSLAATGTAPLQVPSAVAALQIAVGFGLLYLGAEALVKGASNFATDVGMRAAIVGVTVIAFATTAPELAIAILSGLDYGETLGYGTIVGSNIANIGLVLGVSALIQPLEVSRETVRRHLPFMLLAAVLFVGLGYDGGFVRVEGFAFVVVLAVFSVVLLKTTDPTESEVVEGMDEVVEAADGENASEGSDGGEAASEGSDGGEAASEGSGGDDAAESGGDGAGVAVDGGTATPAVVDRLPFRLRDVVFVVAGLVMLVFGARQLIEGGRAALSQLGFGDRFVGLTVLALGTSLPELAASVVSAVRGRDDFSVGNVVGSNIYNILAVIGVLVLLAPSKVPSDMIGVDFPFLLGATALAAVVLITRGKVGRPEGLGLLGAYVLYVSVLL; this is encoded by the coding sequence ATGACACACGGGACGGTCTCACTCCTCCAGTCGAGTGGTCTCTGGGGCGAGTTCTCCGAGTCGGTGATCGCGGCGGCCACGTCACTCGCCGCGACCGGGACGGCACCGCTCCAGGTGCCGTCGGCGGTGGCGGCGCTCCAGATCGCCGTCGGGTTCGGACTCCTCTACCTGGGAGCCGAGGCGCTGGTGAAGGGGGCGTCGAACTTCGCGACGGACGTGGGGATGCGGGCCGCCATCGTCGGGGTGACCGTGATCGCGTTCGCGACCACGGCCCCGGAGTTGGCCATCGCGATCCTCAGCGGCCTCGACTACGGCGAGACGCTCGGGTACGGCACCATCGTCGGGTCGAACATCGCGAACATCGGGCTGGTGTTGGGTGTCTCCGCACTGATCCAGCCGTTGGAGGTGTCCCGCGAGACCGTCCGCCGGCACCTCCCGTTCATGCTCCTCGCGGCGGTGTTGTTCGTCGGCCTCGGTTACGACGGCGGGTTCGTCCGCGTCGAGGGGTTCGCCTTCGTCGTCGTGCTCGCCGTCTTCTCCGTCGTCCTGTTGAAGACCACCGACCCGACGGAGTCGGAGGTCGTCGAGGGGATGGACGAGGTGGTCGAAGCGGCCGACGGCGAAAACGCGAGCGAGGGGTCGGACGGCGGCGAGGCCGCGAGCGAGGGGTCGGACGGCGGCGAGGCCGCGAGCGAGGGGTCGGGTGGCGACGATGCCGCCGAATCGGGCGGTGACGGGGCCGGTGTCGCCGTCGACGGCGGCACCGCGACGCCCGCCGTCGTCGACCGGCTCCCGTTCCGACTCCGCGACGTGGTGTTCGTCGTCGCCGGACTGGTGATGCTGGTGTTCGGTGCCAGACAGCTGATCGAGGGGGGACGGGCGGCACTGTCGCAGTTGGGGTTCGGCGACCGCTTCGTCGGTCTGACGGTGCTCGCACTCGGGACATCGCTGCCGGAGTTGGCGGCCTCCGTCGTGAGCGCGGTCCGCGGCCGCGACGACTTCAGCGTCGGCAACGTCGTCGGCTCGAACATCTACAACATCCTCGCCGTGATCGGCGTGCTCGTCCTGTTGGCGCCCTCGAAGGTGCCCAGCGACATGATCGGCGTCGACTTCCCGTTCCTGCTGGGGGCGACCGCTCTCGCCGCGGTGGTGTTGATCACCCGCGGGAAGGTCGGCCGTCCCGAGGGACTCGGGCTGCTCGGCGCGTACGTCCTCTACGTCTCCGTCCTGTTGTGA